Proteins from a genomic interval of Paenibacillus lentus:
- a CDS encoding response regulator transcription factor → MYKVMIVDDEPLFRDYMRSKLDWASHGFHICCEAANGREALEEAKLNRPDLAFIDISMPFIDGLQLAELLKQSQPDISVVFVTGHSEFDYARQAIRLGAQDYLLKPFNKVEFSTTLQRVKRTLDELSRPFVQEEALPQKTMSTGILPFDVQETLIMALRMREMSSVREELSRIWQDTSHMEISDVVGRSYLEALINICRAYIIESELSPEAVWGSDSTLEQQLKALRSWEEAERWIIELFSKAVNYRESFRPSKSYQLFTAAKAYIQQNYPDSELTVEGVAQALYIDASYLRRVFKKEANISVVDYITYIRMKEAKGILLTRPMKLSAVAEKVGYNDPNYFSKCFKKRFGLAPSEFEQLHANKANSE, encoded by the coding sequence ATGTATAAAGTTATGATTGTTGACGATGAACCTCTGTTCAGAGATTACATGCGAAGCAAGCTCGATTGGGCCAGTCATGGATTTCATATTTGCTGCGAGGCGGCTAACGGAAGAGAAGCGCTGGAGGAAGCTAAGCTCAATCGTCCTGATCTCGCATTCATTGATATATCGATGCCGTTTATCGACGGGCTGCAATTGGCAGAACTCTTAAAGCAGTCGCAGCCTGATATATCCGTTGTTTTTGTGACAGGGCACAGTGAGTTTGATTATGCGAGGCAGGCGATTCGGCTTGGGGCACAGGATTATTTGCTTAAGCCGTTCAATAAGGTTGAATTTTCGACGACGCTTCAGCGTGTAAAACGTACTTTGGATGAGCTCTCACGACCTTTTGTTCAGGAGGAAGCTCTTCCTCAGAAAACGATGAGCACTGGAATTCTTCCATTTGACGTCCAGGAGACGTTAATTATGGCCCTAAGGATGAGGGAGATGAGTTCAGTCCGCGAAGAGCTGAGCCGAATATGGCAGGACACAAGCCACATGGAGATTTCAGACGTGGTTGGGCGGAGTTATTTGGAAGCCTTGATTAATATTTGCCGCGCTTATATCATCGAGTCCGAACTGAGCCCGGAAGCAGTGTGGGGGAGTGACAGCACGCTTGAGCAGCAACTAAAAGCGCTGCGTTCCTGGGAAGAGGCTGAGCGGTGGATCATTGAGCTTTTCAGCAAAGCAGTTAATTATAGAGAATCCTTTCGGCCATCAAAATCGTATCAGTTATTTACAGCGGCCAAAGCATATATTCAACAAAACTATCCAGACTCAGAGCTGACCGTCGAAGGTGTGGCACAAGCCCTATACATTGATGCCAGTTATTTGCGCAGAGTGTTTAAGAAGGAAGCTAACATTTCAGTCGTAGATTATATTACTTACATTCGTATGAAAGAAGCTAAGGGCATCCTGCTAACCAGACCAATGAAGCTGTCGGCCGTGGCAGAAAAGGTAGGGTATAATGACCCGAATTATTTCAGTAAATGCTTTAAAAAGAGATTTGGTCTAGCACCTTCTGAGTTTGAGCAGCTTCACGCGAATAAGGCGAATTCTGAATAG
- a CDS encoding ABC transporter substrate-binding protein codes for MKKVWFKSLTALVTISMLSLLLAACSGGNSSQSSTSSNGSSGEEKVKLKVYAQHFDDDTSKPFDYAVEELKKEMPNVEIVLDPAVQDGHQKLKTYAATGNMPDIFETDWATLQTFAKSENVLLLDDFEETAAFKNKLNPGVEGRLIAPDGHIYAFPFTGIEFQILYYNKEIFEEVGIEVPIKTVDQLAEASKKLKKKGYVPLSIFAKEKWISTALYQGFVTREEAMGYGKLDESGVTELPESFITAAHQLRTLQEAGLFDVNATNTNYDQASSLFYTGKAAMFVNGQWEIYSSQEKLGDKVDWMYWPAKDEETYEKTKYAVNGSPSPGGFAVSQSTKDPELTVKVASFLAQKAAEYKYAQLGSPIVSVKVDKEITAEIPPMMQRIADEVLPNATDYAVALNNVSIKNVLDDNTQSMLIDGFSTEQFIKNMNSVLAKENK; via the coding sequence ATGAAGAAAGTTTGGTTCAAGTCTTTAACAGCTCTAGTCACCATCTCCATGTTATCTTTGTTGCTAGCGGCTTGTTCAGGAGGGAATTCGAGTCAGAGCTCTACAAGCTCCAACGGGAGTTCAGGGGAAGAGAAGGTTAAGCTGAAGGTGTATGCCCAGCATTTTGACGATGATACCTCCAAACCATTTGATTATGCAGTAGAAGAACTAAAAAAGGAAATGCCAAATGTTGAAATTGTGTTGGATCCAGCGGTGCAGGACGGACATCAGAAGCTAAAAACCTATGCCGCTACAGGGAATATGCCAGATATTTTCGAAACGGACTGGGCAACTTTGCAAACGTTCGCAAAATCTGAAAACGTTCTCTTGTTAGATGATTTTGAAGAAACAGCAGCGTTTAAGAACAAGTTGAATCCTGGGGTAGAAGGAAGATTAATTGCACCAGACGGACATATTTACGCATTTCCATTTACCGGAATCGAGTTCCAAATCCTCTATTACAATAAAGAAATATTTGAAGAGGTCGGCATTGAAGTTCCGATCAAGACTGTTGATCAATTAGCAGAGGCTTCCAAAAAACTGAAGAAAAAGGGATATGTACCACTTTCCATCTTTGCTAAAGAGAAATGGATCTCTACAGCGCTTTATCAAGGCTTTGTTACTCGTGAAGAAGCCATGGGCTACGGAAAGCTGGACGAGTCTGGCGTTACAGAACTACCGGAGTCCTTCATTACCGCTGCTCATCAACTGAGAACCTTGCAAGAAGCTGGCTTATTTGATGTGAACGCTACAAATACGAACTATGATCAGGCTTCTTCATTATTCTACACGGGTAAGGCTGCGATGTTTGTGAATGGGCAATGGGAAATTTACAGCTCTCAAGAGAAGCTCGGCGATAAAGTGGATTGGATGTACTGGCCGGCGAAAGATGAGGAAACTTATGAAAAAACAAAATACGCAGTTAACGGATCTCCATCGCCTGGCGGCTTCGCCGTATCTCAATCGACGAAAGATCCAGAGCTGACAGTGAAGGTAGCCAGCTTCCTTGCTCAAAAAGCTGCCGAGTATAAATACGCTCAGCTAGGCAGTCCGATTGTATCCGTAAAAGTGGATAAGGAAATCACTGCCGAAATACCGCCGATGATGCAGCGCATTGCTGATGAAGTGCTTCCAAACGCTACGGATTATGCGGTCGCTCTGAATAATGTCTCGATCAAAAATGTGCTGGATGATAATACACAAAGTATGCTGATCGACGGTTTCTCTACGGAGCAGTTCATCAAAAATATGAACTCGGTATTAGCTAAAGAGAACAAATAA
- a CDS encoding carbohydrate ABC transporter permease, with the protein MDRYLSNKKAILIFLLPALLAYTVVLISPVLQTMYRSFFEWDGLGTAVFNGLDNYKEMFQDPLLMTSLRNGLIFAVVLVVFQIGLGTILALACADPRVKFRKMLKTAYFVPVILSVTVVCQLWIAMYDPTNGLINKLFQIMGISYQQNWLTSPTVSIVAIAFVNAWQFMGYQFSLLYAGVKSIPEQYYEAATIDGCSKWMAHRKVTLPLMKETFKFCFIIAITSGIGAFVQMLIMTNGGPGTSNYTLTFMIYRYAFLENKYGYASAISVLLVAISLVATIIINKVFDRKDD; encoded by the coding sequence ATGGATAGATATTTAAGCAACAAGAAGGCGATACTGATTTTTCTGCTTCCGGCATTGTTAGCCTATACTGTCGTTCTTATCTCACCGGTGCTGCAAACGATGTATCGCAGCTTTTTTGAATGGGATGGATTAGGTACGGCTGTGTTTAATGGACTTGATAATTATAAGGAAATGTTCCAGGATCCCCTTCTAATGACATCTTTGCGAAATGGCTTGATTTTTGCAGTTGTCCTTGTCGTTTTTCAAATTGGCCTCGGTACGATTCTAGCGCTTGCTTGTGCTGATCCGCGAGTCAAATTTAGAAAAATGCTGAAAACGGCTTATTTTGTACCCGTAATTCTGTCCGTGACGGTTGTATGCCAGCTGTGGATTGCGATGTACGATCCAACGAATGGTTTGATTAATAAGCTGTTTCAGATCATGGGGATCTCCTATCAACAAAACTGGCTCACTTCGCCAACCGTATCGATTGTTGCTATTGCTTTTGTTAATGCCTGGCAGTTTATGGGTTATCAATTTAGCCTCCTCTATGCAGGAGTGAAATCGATCCCCGAGCAATATTATGAAGCCGCAACCATTGACGGCTGCAGCAAATGGATGGCTCACCGTAAAGTAACGCTCCCTTTGATGAAGGAAACTTTTAAGTTCTGTTTTATCATTGCGATCACATCAGGAATCGGCGCCTTTGTACAAATGCTCATCATGACAAATGGTGGACCAGGCACGAGTAACTATACCTTAACCTTCATGATATACCGTTACGCCTTCCTGGAGAATAAGTATGGCTATGCATCTGCCATATCTGTACTATTGGTCGCCATCTCACTAGTAGCGACGATAATTATCAACAAAGTGTTTGATCGTAAAGATGATTAA
- a CDS encoding carbohydrate ABC transporter permease, with the protein MQRVKSFLIQVPLWLYFIISVYPLFWMISYSLKDNNEIFVTNPFGLPTQFRYENYINAWTQFNLPQYFMNSVVVSTVATIFIVILALMFSFAIARLRWRFREAVRLYMLVGMFMPLQVIMIPLAILVKDFHLANTYGALIIPYIVIGLPFSSLIFYGFMRDIPSEIEEAACMDGASVYRLFTNIIVPVVVPAIATVVIFQFLNNWNEFMLANILISDESMKTLPLGLLFFQGQYSTDWGGMGAVMTIASLPMVIIYLFFSEQVERAMTMGSAVKG; encoded by the coding sequence ATGCAACGGGTTAAATCATTCCTCATACAGGTTCCTTTATGGCTGTATTTTATTATTTCTGTGTATCCGTTATTCTGGATGATATCCTATTCGCTTAAGGACAACAATGAAATATTCGTTACCAATCCATTTGGGCTGCCGACCCAGTTTCGATATGAAAATTATATTAACGCTTGGACTCAATTTAATCTCCCGCAATATTTTATGAACAGTGTGGTCGTTTCTACGGTGGCAACGATATTTATCGTCATTTTAGCGTTAATGTTCTCGTTCGCTATCGCTCGGTTACGCTGGAGGTTTCGGGAAGCGGTCCGGCTCTATATGCTGGTTGGCATGTTTATGCCATTGCAGGTCATTATGATACCTCTGGCTATTCTTGTGAAGGATTTCCACTTAGCGAATACGTATGGAGCGCTGATAATTCCTTATATCGTAATCGGATTGCCGTTTTCATCGCTTATTTTCTATGGGTTTATGCGCGATATTCCTTCTGAAATTGAAGAAGCGGCATGTATGGACGGAGCGAGTGTCTACCGACTATTCACTAATATTATAGTACCTGTAGTCGTACCTGCCATTGCGACTGTGGTCATATTTCAATTCTTGAACAACTGGAATGAGTTCATGCTGGCGAATATTCTTATTTCCGATGAATCAATGAAAACACTACCTTTGGGACTATTGTTCTTTCAGGGGCAATATAGTACCGATTGGGGCGGAATGGGGGCTGTAATGACGATTGCCAGCCTTCCTATGGTTATCATCTATTTATTCTTCAGTGAACAGGTTGAAAGAGCGATGACCATGGGCTCTGCGGTAAAAGGATAG
- a CDS encoding Ig-like domain-containing protein, which yields MNNKSYALLKQRVVTVLLMAVLLLMLPAGWASASEEEFALEWEQSYGENVGVLHAEQTREGYAIIGVNGSNSNVYFAKTDSLGTPYWEKNIEVRGNNGKMVSFTMAVSAPDGGYLLGGTLESFHFRYRDFYFAKIDDNGFIQWNKMFSSGAYGTFNDIHLSKEGSYLFAQSTDSLNTGSFHTAVGELSSAGDMIFRKIIGGGGPSASFYQANKIHELANGGYVIEGDIEGTVRVWMLNSQREIVWTNTYSGLTGGEVIANADGGYMIAATNENDEVVFIQNDANNQEEQRQTLAVKGKVISLDRAADGYLFGTTQGLYKTNINGEILWFQALSGLQRIYSESDGSVLVIAKGNLLKFGAGGNHESPSLEYLKFDSPSYSLGLEQTLDTVVTAVYGNTSRNVTSLVHFSSDDESIASIDASGNITGHRFGQTHIRAIWSGQEAVARVYVWPLSTSLYFDSDEYSVNIGEPLDIEVTYRFGSNFTQVTQFSSYSSSDPSIAYVDSEGNIIGLQRGRVTLTATYSGFEATAIVDVY from the coding sequence TTGAATAATAAATCCTATGCACTTTTGAAACAGCGGGTAGTTACAGTTTTATTAATGGCCGTATTATTGTTGATGCTGCCAGCAGGCTGGGCTTCCGCATCGGAAGAGGAATTCGCATTGGAATGGGAGCAAAGCTATGGGGAGAATGTAGGAGTACTTCATGCCGAACAGACTCGAGAAGGATATGCTATTATTGGCGTGAATGGGAGTAACAGCAATGTATACTTCGCGAAGACAGATTCATTGGGGACTCCATATTGGGAGAAAAATATTGAAGTACGAGGCAATAATGGAAAGATGGTTAGTTTTACAATGGCGGTTTCTGCGCCAGATGGTGGATATTTATTAGGTGGAACCCTTGAAAGTTTTCATTTTCGCTATAGAGATTTTTACTTTGCAAAAATAGACGATAACGGGTTCATCCAGTGGAATAAGATGTTTTCTTCCGGAGCTTACGGGACTTTTAATGATATCCATTTATCCAAGGAAGGCAGTTACTTATTTGCTCAATCTACAGATAGCTTAAACACCGGTTCCTTCCATACCGCTGTAGGCGAGTTATCCTCGGCAGGAGATATGATCTTCAGAAAGATTATAGGCGGAGGAGGACCTTCGGCCTCTTTTTATCAAGCCAATAAAATTCATGAATTAGCCAATGGCGGCTATGTTATCGAAGGTGATATTGAAGGTACAGTTCGTGTATGGATGCTGAACTCACAGAGGGAGATAGTTTGGACAAATACTTATAGCGGACTCACCGGGGGAGAAGTAATTGCAAATGCTGATGGTGGATATATGATTGCAGCCACAAATGAAAATGATGAGGTTGTATTCATACAAAATGATGCCAACAACCAGGAAGAACAGCGTCAAACGCTAGCGGTGAAAGGAAAAGTGATCTCGCTAGATAGAGCTGCTGACGGCTACTTATTCGGCACCACGCAAGGACTCTATAAGACGAACATTAACGGGGAGATACTCTGGTTCCAAGCATTAAGCGGTTTGCAACGGATTTACAGTGAATCGGATGGAAGTGTGCTTGTCATCGCCAAGGGAAATCTTCTAAAGTTTGGAGCAGGTGGAAATCACGAATCTCCCTCGCTCGAATATCTGAAATTCGATTCTCCAAGTTATAGTTTGGGCCTTGAACAGACGTTAGACACAGTAGTTACAGCCGTATATGGAAATACGTCAAGAAATGTCACTTCCTTAGTTCACTTCTCTTCGGATGATGAGTCCATTGCTTCCATTGATGCATCCGGAAACATTACGGGTCATCGATTTGGCCAAACGCATATACGAGCGATATGGAGCGGTCAAGAGGCGGTAGCTAGAGTGTATGTGTGGCCACTATCTACGTCCCTGTATTTTGATTCTGATGAGTACAGTGTCAATATCGGCGAGCCGCTGGACATTGAGGTTACTTATCGGTTTGGTAGCAACTTTACTCAGGTTACGCAGTTCAGTAGTTATAGCAGCAGCGATCCTTCCATTGCCTATGTAGATTCCGAGGGTAACATTATCGGATTGCAGCGAGGAAGGGTTACATTAACGGCCACTTATAGTGGATTTGAAGCGACAGCCATTGTCGATGTTTATTAA
- a CDS encoding PocR ligand-binding domain-containing protein, which translates to MVKSRFDIGRIIDLEKWHKLQDSLALVTKMAIITVDYKGVPVTKHSYCQSFCQKVRQDSYLSQYCQKCDARAGLEAVRLNKPYIYLCHFNIIDIAIPIIIDDQYIGAIMAGQVKLRDTDVPPLEQIVTRPSNAETDSKFAAYKNDYDSLPVLSYEEVTTIADMLFHLCTYIIEEAIRKDAAIEMYKKAMALGTAPASLDKLSTSERTYRHIQAIQNELSSVLIETKVKKSAGDAFLSSNPVLQPAFDYIYAHKSENFKLQAMAELCHISPSYFSRIFAKETGENFTVFVARLKIEWAKQLLETTDLSINEISDAFGFSDTSYFIKTFKKFENLTPTIYRNVYKSRTMD; encoded by the coding sequence ATGGTAAAATCACGGTTTGATATTGGGCGTATTATTGATTTGGAAAAATGGCATAAGCTGCAAGACTCTCTTGCACTCGTGACCAAAATGGCGATCATCACGGTCGATTACAAAGGGGTTCCCGTCACCAAGCATAGTTACTGTCAGTCCTTTTGCCAAAAGGTTCGGCAGGATTCTTACCTGTCTCAATATTGTCAAAAATGCGATGCGCGTGCCGGATTGGAAGCTGTCCGGTTGAATAAGCCTTACATTTACTTATGCCATTTCAATATTATCGATATTGCGATTCCCATTATTATTGATGACCAATACATCGGGGCGATCATGGCAGGACAAGTGAAGCTGCGCGATACCGACGTACCGCCACTTGAACAAATAGTCACCCGCCCATCCAATGCGGAAACGGACAGTAAATTCGCTGCCTATAAAAACGACTACGATTCACTGCCCGTCTTATCCTATGAAGAAGTGACCACAATCGCGGATATGCTGTTTCACTTATGCACCTATATTATAGAAGAGGCCATCCGAAAAGATGCAGCGATTGAAATGTACAAGAAGGCCATGGCACTCGGGACTGCTCCTGCTTCGCTAGACAAGCTAAGTACTTCGGAACGTACTTACCGACATATTCAAGCAATTCAAAATGAGCTATCCAGTGTGCTTATTGAAACGAAAGTAAAGAAATCCGCAGGCGATGCCTTCTTGTCTTCCAATCCAGTACTGCAGCCCGCCTTTGACTACATCTACGCTCACAAGAGCGAAAATTTCAAATTACAGGCGATGGCTGAGCTTTGCCATATTAGCCCAAGCTATTTTAGCCGCATATTTGCAAAGGAAACTGGGGAGAATTTCACCGTCTTCGTCGCCCGGCTCAAAATCGAATGGGCCAAACAGCTTCTGGAGACAACGGATTTATCCATCAATGAGATCAGCGATGCTTTCGGATTTAGCGATACGAGTTATTTCATCAAAACGTTCAAGAAGTTCGAGAACTTGACGCCAACGATATATCGAAATGTGTATAAGAGCAGAACGATGGATTAA
- a CDS encoding glycerol dehydrogenase codes for MRRAFISPAKYVQGEDELLNLGYYVRTFGESALLIAHPEDVARVKAKLDATAGKFNITFIESGFQGECSRQEVARLQAIAKEQRCACTIGLGGGKAIDTAKCVAEGEALIIVPTIAATDAPTSHSAVLYTPEGAFDDYAYFKQSPSVVMIDTTVIANAPTRFLVAGMGDAISTYFEARATARSYSNVNAGLPNGVREGICGDAKGTKTALALAKLCYETLLEDGLKAKLSCDRNVVTPALENIVEANILLSGLGFESGGLAAAHAIHNGLTSLEGTHSYYHGEKVAFSTIAQLVLENADQDELDEVLSFCASVGLPICLADLGVDSISNEELQEVAQKACIPEESIHSMPFPITVEAVAAAIMVADQIGREFKKRKEA; via the coding sequence ATGAGAAGAGCCTTTATTAGCCCGGCAAAATATGTCCAAGGTGAGGACGAACTACTTAACTTGGGTTACTATGTAAGAACTTTTGGGGAGTCCGCGCTACTGATTGCCCATCCCGAGGATGTGGCACGAGTGAAAGCGAAGCTGGATGCAACTGCAGGCAAGTTTAATATCACTTTTATTGAAAGCGGTTTCCAAGGTGAATGCTCCAGACAAGAAGTCGCACGGCTGCAAGCTATTGCCAAGGAGCAACGCTGTGCTTGTACGATTGGACTCGGCGGAGGGAAAGCGATTGATACCGCGAAATGTGTGGCTGAAGGGGAGGCCCTGATCATCGTCCCGACGATAGCTGCAACAGATGCGCCGACAAGCCATTCGGCTGTGCTGTATACGCCGGAGGGAGCCTTTGATGATTATGCTTATTTTAAACAAAGCCCTAGCGTGGTTATGATTGATACGACGGTGATCGCGAATGCGCCAACCCGTTTCCTTGTAGCTGGTATGGGGGACGCGATTTCTACTTATTTTGAGGCGAGAGCTACGGCGAGATCCTACTCTAACGTAAACGCCGGATTACCAAACGGTGTACGGGAGGGGATATGCGGGGATGCCAAAGGAACCAAGACAGCACTAGCCTTGGCGAAATTATGTTACGAAACGTTATTGGAAGACGGTCTCAAGGCCAAACTATCCTGTGATCGGAATGTCGTCACGCCTGCATTGGAGAACATTGTTGAAGCCAATATTCTGCTATCCGGCCTAGGATTCGAGAGCGGGGGCTTAGCGGCAGCGCATGCGATCCATAACGGATTAACCTCGCTTGAGGGGACACATAGCTATTATCATGGAGAAAAAGTAGCCTTCAGTACGATCGCACAGTTGGTTCTTGAAAATGCAGATCAGGACGAACTCGATGAAGTACTCTCGTTCTGCGCATCGGTCGGCCTGCCGATTTGCCTGGCTGACTTGGGGGTAGACAGCATTTCGAACGAAGAATTGCAGGAAGTAGCCCAGAAGGCCTGTATCCCGGAAGAATCGATTCATTCGATGCCATTCCCGATTACGGTGGAAGCGGTAGCAGCAGCGATTATGGTCGCAGATCAAATTGGGCGTGAATTCAAAAAGCGCAAGGAGGCATAA
- the dhaK gene encoding dihydroxyacetone kinase subunit DhaK, with product MKKIINQPDTLVREMCSGIVLAHPNLTFNSKYKIISKKIINEDKVTLISGGGSGHEPAHAGFVGKGMLDVAVCGDVFASPSQIQVYQGIRNSVSNKGTLLIIKNYSGDIMNFKNAAHLASEDGIEVDYVIVDDDIAVEDSLYTVGKRGVAGTVLVHKIAGAAAEAGLSLGEVKELAEHAIGNIRSIGFALTSCTVPAKGSPTFHLEEHEMEYGVGIHGEPGIRREAVRSADELAQRMVEALLNNLHMDDGDEQEVAVLINGFGGTPLQELYLLNHSVTRELAAKNKRIYKAFVGNYMTSIDMAGASVTIMKLDPTLKKWLAEPCHTPALVVQEPFEPVVFTEVVHNSQNEKADQAVSYKNETDPESAIVEHNQLSLQNIVYLIDQMSEVIIDHEVPFCELDAHAGDGDFGMSIAKGFKQLKAEWQDILSQHTADIGSFLDACSLIIMEHCGGASGPIWGSAFRAASKYAGTRQALSVDEIADMMAAVVQGIQETGERTFGRGAVVGDKTLIDALVPYAESWKQSAGSGEDIKAASNKAAQAAVDGAKQTETIVARMGRAGTVGERSIGYPDAGAHALGVIFTELAKALN from the coding sequence GTGAAGAAGATCATCAATCAACCAGACACTCTCGTTCGAGAAATGTGCAGTGGCATAGTTTTGGCTCATCCGAATTTAACGTTTAATAGTAAGTACAAAATTATTTCCAAGAAAATCATCAATGAGGATAAAGTAACGCTAATCAGCGGTGGAGGAAGCGGCCACGAGCCTGCGCATGCGGGATTCGTAGGGAAGGGCATGCTGGATGTGGCGGTATGCGGCGATGTATTTGCCTCCCCTTCCCAAATTCAAGTTTATCAAGGAATCCGGAACTCTGTAAGTAACAAAGGAACACTGCTAATTATTAAAAATTACAGCGGCGACATTATGAATTTCAAGAACGCGGCTCATTTGGCGAGTGAGGATGGCATTGAGGTTGACTATGTTATCGTCGATGACGACATCGCCGTGGAGGATAGTCTTTATACGGTAGGTAAAAGAGGCGTGGCAGGAACGGTGCTCGTCCATAAAATTGCCGGAGCTGCGGCAGAAGCTGGTTTATCGCTTGGCGAAGTTAAAGAGCTGGCTGAGCATGCCATCGGCAATATTCGCAGTATCGGCTTTGCTCTTACTTCCTGCACCGTTCCAGCAAAGGGTTCACCTACATTCCATCTTGAAGAGCATGAAATGGAGTATGGTGTCGGCATTCATGGCGAGCCGGGCATTCGTAGAGAGGCAGTACGATCAGCGGATGAACTAGCCCAGCGGATGGTGGAGGCCTTACTCAACAACCTGCATATGGACGATGGCGATGAACAAGAAGTGGCCGTACTGATCAATGGATTTGGCGGCACACCACTACAGGAGCTATATTTGCTGAATCATTCCGTGACGCGTGAATTAGCGGCGAAGAACAAACGAATCTACAAAGCTTTCGTTGGCAACTACATGACCAGTATTGATATGGCTGGAGCATCGGTAACAATCATGAAGCTTGACCCTACGTTGAAAAAATGGTTGGCAGAGCCTTGCCATACACCTGCGTTGGTTGTTCAGGAGCCATTCGAGCCTGTAGTCTTCACGGAGGTTGTCCACAATTCACAGAATGAGAAGGCGGATCAAGCTGTATCCTACAAGAATGAGACAGATCCAGAGAGCGCCATTGTAGAGCATAACCAGCTCTCCTTACAAAATATCGTCTATCTGATCGATCAAATGAGCGAGGTTATCATTGACCACGAAGTGCCCTTCTGCGAATTGGATGCTCATGCAGGGGACGGAGATTTTGGCATGAGCATTGCCAAGGGATTTAAGCAATTGAAGGCAGAGTGGCAGGATATTCTATCGCAGCATACAGCGGATATTGGCAGCTTCCTGGACGCGTGTTCGTTAATTATTATGGAGCATTGCGGCGGGGCGTCGGGGCCGATTTGGGGCTCTGCCTTCCGGGCGGCCAGTAAATATGCAGGAACTAGACAAGCGCTCTCTGTGGATGAGATTGCGGACATGATGGCCGCCGTGGTTCAAGGGATTCAGGAAACCGGGGAAAGAACATTCGGCAGAGGGGCGGTCGTCGGCGACAAAACCTTAATCGATGCACTTGTGCCTTATGCAGAGTCCTGGAAACAAAGCGCAGGGAGCGGGGAAGATATCAAAGCAGCATCGAATAAGGCTGCACAGGCTGCTGTCGATGGGGCGAAACAAACCGAGACCATCGTTGCCCGTATGGGTCGAGCAGGAACGGTGGGCGAGCGTAGTATTGGCTATCCGGATGCCGGAGCCCATGCCTTGGGCGTCATATTTACCGAGCTGGCCAAAGCATTAAACTAG
- a CDS encoding ImmA/IrrE family metallo-endopeptidase, translating into MLFSYYQETHLEQWINSKYRSSGLLDAKQHDIERIAEAFDIELVYAACPSFSDNEERVIFLNKHMDDAKARVIFFHELCHVLRHSGDQRYMPSLFKHAQETEADHFVLYAAVPFYMFEKLPIPDHRSEAIPYLADAFHIPLDLAEQRLDQIQRRVLQGSLIAAAQEAERKQPEPEVRWSTETQRILSQLEEQLSKKE; encoded by the coding sequence ATGTTGTTTTCCTATTATCAAGAGACCCATCTAGAGCAGTGGATCAACTCTAAATATCGAAGCAGCGGCCTGCTAGATGCCAAACAGCATGACATTGAGCGGATTGCTGAGGCTTTTGACATAGAACTCGTATATGCCGCCTGTCCTTCCTTTTCCGATAACGAAGAACGCGTTATATTTCTAAACAAGCATATGGACGACGCGAAGGCCAGGGTTATTTTTTTTCATGAATTATGCCATGTTCTCAGGCACTCGGGAGATCAACGCTATATGCCTAGCCTATTCAAACACGCCCAGGAGACCGAGGCGGATCATTTTGTGCTGTATGCAGCCGTCCCTTTCTATATGTTTGAAAAATTGCCGATTCCAGATCATCGAAGCGAAGCGATCCCTTATCTTGCCGATGCATTCCATATTCCGCTCGACCTCGCTGAACAACGGCTCGATCAAATTCAGCGCCGCGTCCTGCAGGGCAGCCTGATCGCAGCTGCTCAGGAGGCCGAAAGAAAACAGCCGGAGCCTGAAGTAAGATGGTCTACGGAAACCCAGCGAATACTATCCCAGTTGGAGGAGCAGCTATCGAAAAAGGAGTGA
- a CDS encoding helix-turn-helix domain-containing protein, which translates to MHTLGDRIKHLRELKNLTQKDLASRADLTTVQLSRYETNDRKPDPESLRRIVDALDTNGDYLLGRTSDPSPTEEMQASMSFYGGPESYTPDEIAMMEAALKAYREQKKKLLDNQSDK; encoded by the coding sequence ATGCATACACTGGGCGATCGGATCAAGCATCTTCGAGAACTGAAAAACTTAACCCAAAAAGACCTCGCATCAAGAGCCGACTTAACGACGGTTCAGTTGTCGAGATATGAGACGAACGACCGAAAGCCGGATCCCGAATCCCTACGTAGGATCGTTGACGCGCTGGATACGAACGGCGATTATTTGCTGGGACGTACTTCCGACCCTTCACCAACAGAGGAAATGCAAGCAAGCATGTCATTTTACGGCGGGCCAGAATCGTACACCCCTGATGAAATCGCGATGATGGAAGCCGCTTTGAAGGCTTATCGGGAACAAAAGAAGAAGCTACTAGACAATCAATCCGATAAATGA